AACGCGGCGCGCGATGCTTCCATTGCCGGTCCGCTGACCACGGGCGGCGATCTGCGGTTGACGGCCGGTCGCGACATCGCGATCGGTGGTGCGGTGCAGAGCACGGGGGCATCGGTACTCGGTGCTGCCCGCGACATCCATGTCGCCGGTACCGGTTCTGTCACGACAGGCGCTACGACGACCGCGACGGCGGGCCGCAACCTGGGTGTGGACGGGACTGTTTCCTCTCGCGGCGATATCCGGCTCGATGCCTCGGACGGTCAGGTGGCCTCCACGGGGGCGCTCATATCCGGCGGCGGCATCACGGCTACGGCCGGCGGTGCCAATGGGGACATCGCCCTGGGCGGCAAGGTATCGGCGCCCGGCTCCGTGACGTTGGCTGCCGCGCGCAATGCGACGGTTGGCGGGCAGCTCGTGACCGGGACCGACCTGAAGATCGGGGCCGGGCAGGATGTTGCCGTCACGGGGGCGGTCCAGAGCGTGGGCGCTACGACACTGACCGGTGGCCGGGACATCGGCATCGCGAGCACCGGCGCCGTCACGGCGGGGACCACGACAACGGCGGCCGCCGGCCGTCATCTCCTCCTCTTGGGCAGTACGGCCTCGGGCGGCGACACCCAGCTGACCGCGACGGGGGTGCTGGCGACCGCGGGCACCGTGCTTGCAGGCGGCAACGTCAGTGCGAGCGGGCAGGGCGGCGTCGTTCTGGGTGGCATGGTGTATGCCACGCGGGGCGTGACGGCGCAATCGGGCGGCGGCGCCATTGGCGTTACCGGCAGTGTTATCGCTCACGGCGGTAGCGCCGTGTTGACCGGGACGGACGTGAGCGTCTCCGGCACGACGCAGTCCAGTGGGGATACGGCACTGACCGCGACCCAGGGAAGCGTGGCCGTCGACGGTCAATCCGCTGCGGTGGGCAACCTGAATATCTCGGCCGCGCAGGACATTGCCGGTCAAGGCACCACCACCAGCGTCGGCAACACAACCCTTGCGGCGGGCCGCGATATTGCCCGCACGGGTGGCAGCCAGGCGGCGGGCAATCTGACCGCTACCGCCGGGAACCGGCTTGCCATGGCGGCACTGCCTGTGGTCGGCGGCGATGCCACCCTGAGCGGGGCGAGCGTCGTGCTGGGGGCAACCGGCAAGAGCAGCCAGATCAAGGGCACGCTCACCGCGACCGGGGCGCAAGGTGTGGCGACGGCCGGCACCATCAACGCAGGGTCGGCGAAGCTGAGCGGCGGTGCGGTCAACAATATCGGCACCGTCACGGCGTCCAACACGTTGACCGTCACCGGTTCCACGATCACCAACAGCGGCACGCTGGGCGGTGCCACGACCAGCGTGCACGGTACGGAGGTGGCCAATGCCGGCCTGATCGGCGGCCAGACGGTCAGCGTCACGGCGGACAACACGCTCAGCAACCAGAACGGCACGCTGCTCGGCACACAGTCGCTGACCGTGGCTGCCAACACGCTGACGAGCAACCGCAACGGCGTGATGTTCGCCGGCAGCCCGTCCGGCACCACGCCCGGGCAAGGCGACCTGACCGCCACGGTGTCCGGCGGGAACGGCAGCTTCAACAACGCCGGTGGCCAGATCCTGGCCAGCAACAACGCCACGATCAACCTGCGGAACCAGTCCGTCGACGCAGCGAACCTCGGCACCATCAACGCCAATGGGGCACTGACCTACAACGTTGGCGCTGTCGCCAACACCGGCGCCTGGACCGTGGGCGGCAAGACCGCGACCATCAACGCCGCCAACGGCATCGCCAACACCGGCTCGATCCAGCACGCGGGCGATTTGACGCTGAGCACGCCCGGCGCGGTGGCCAACAGCGGACAGATCATCGCCGGCCACGATCTGGCGGTTTCGGGGGGCGGCATCAGCAACGCGGCTGGCGCGACGTTGCACGCCGATCACGACCTGTCCGTCACCGGTGCCACCACCAACCGGGGCACGGTCGAAGCGCTCAACGACGTCAAGATCGCCGGTGCGGGCTATGACAACGCCGGCGCGCTGACCCAGGCCAACCGCGACATCAACCTCAATGTGTCGGGCAGTGTGCTGAACCAAGGGGGCACGATCGGTGCGGGGCGCGATGTGAATCTGACCGCCGGCCAGATCGTCAATGATGCGACCGCATCGGGCGGTGCCAGCACGACCGTGGTGACGGGGCAGGAGGTCAATCCGACGTACTTGTCGAGGGTCGTGATCGGGCAGAAGGTGGTGCAGATCCAGGTCGGTGGTACGGCAGACGATGGTCCCCAATACAGCGGATTCAGCTTCCCGATCACGATCGGCGATCTGAAGCCTAGCGCCAGTGGCGTGATCTCGGCGTATCAGGGGATTGAGACCTACATACCCGTCTCCGGCGGAGGCGACAACGGTGCGTACGCCCAATCGATGGAGCTGTGGCATTTTGGCGAGCCGCCCGCCACGACGGCGCTTGCACCGGCCGTCAAGATGGTACCGCTCGTTACGCTGCCGACCGTCACCCGCACGGAAACGACCACGCAGGATGGGGTCTCCGGCGTCATTCAAGCCGGCCGAAACTTGGCGGTGACCGCCTCCACCCTGTCCAACAACGGCGGGCGGATCAGTGCGGCCGGCAATCTGAGCATGGCGGTCGGCACGCTGAACAACGGCACCTCGGCGGGTGCGACCAAGACCATCACGGAGTCGATCGATCAGGCGACGCTCAACGCCTTCATGCGGCAATTGGCGACCCAGCTCGGCTGGTACGCCTTCTACTCGGGGCCGCTGGGCGTGCTCAGTGAGGGATGTGGGTACGCCGATTGCAATCCGACCCAGGGACTGATTCAGCCGCATTGGATCTGGCTGAACTACACCCCCGACGGCACCGGCAGTGTGAACGGCTTCACCGCCACGCCGCCCGCCGCGCAGACGACTGTCCAGCAGGTCGCCGGCAAGCAAGGCGTGATTGCCGCCGGCGGCAACGTCGACCTGACGCAGGTCGGCACGCTCAACAATGGCGGGCAGATCGCCGCGGCCGGCAACGTCGCGCTGGGCGGTTTGGTCAACAATGTCGGCCAACAACTGGTCAATCGCACGACGTTGCCCGGCTGCGTGGGGAATCCTGCGACGTGTACCAACTCGGTCTCCCGCGGTTTCTTCGGCGCCGCCGCCGGGCCGTGGGACAGCCCGACGTACGACATCATCGACCCCAAGCAGCAGGTTGCCAGCATCGTGGCGGGCGGTACGCTGACCGCCAACCTTGCCCAACTGACCAATCAGACCGGCACCATCACCGCGGCCGGGAATGTCCTGATCACGGCGCCCACCGTCACCAACACGGGCGGGACGATCCAGTCGAAGGCCGGTTCGGTCACGATCAATGCGGCCAATAGCCTGGTCAACCAGGCCGCGCCGACGACCACGGTTCGCCAGAGCCGCGGCTCGGATGTCGCACCGTGCGGCAAGAGCGGCAGCGGCAATTGCGATACGGCCACGCAAACCGCCACCGGTGACGCCGGCATGATCCTCGCCGCGGGCGACCTGACCGTCAACGCCGGTGCGGTGCGCAACAACGGCGGCGCCATGGTGGCCGGCGGCAACAACACCATTACCACGGGCAGTTTCGACAACAGCTCGATCTTCCTGCGCCAGTACTACCACTGGATGTTCCTGGACCAGGACAGCAACCCGAGCGATCGCTGGGGCTGCGATTCGGCGGGCGACCTCTCCGGCTGCCAGCGGGCCTTTGGCGGCAACCTCCGCAACGGCACCAACGCCAACGCCGAGAACGCGCCCACCATCGGCGTGCTGAACTCGTACGTGAGCGGCGGCAACCTGACCATCCGCGCGGGCGGCGCCATCGTCAACAGCGGCAACATCGCAGGCACGGCGATTTCGCTGTCGGGCGCCACGATCACCAACGGCATCACCAACCCGTCGATCCAGACGCCGCCGTCCACCAGCGGACGGCAGGTGGTGAGCCTGGGCCCGGTCGGCATGCCCAACGCGCAATTGCCGGTGACGGGCACGCCGGACACCTTCAGCGGCCCGACCACCGTGCTGCAGCAGGGGGTACCGACTCCGTCCAACCCGGGCACCACGAATGGGCGGTGGCAGTTCAACCCCGTCGTCGTGACGACCCAGAGCGGCGGTGCGGTGGCATGGCATTTCAACACGCCGCCCGATGGCGCGGCGGTGACCGCGCCGACGGCCTCCGGCTCGACGGCCCAGTACCTGTCGAACAGCCCCGCCACAGCCGTGCTGGGCGGCATCGGCCCGCAGGCGCTGATCAACGCGCTGCCCGCTGCCCTGCGCCCCGGCAGCACGCCCTTCTACTACGACCCGCAGGCCGAGAACCAGCGGCTGGACCAGGCCGCGCTGGCCCAGACCGGCCGCACCAGCTTCATCAACGGCCTGACCTACGACAGCCAGACCCACCTGACAGTCGACGACCAGCAGAAGCTGATCCTGTACCAGAACGCGGCCGACTACGCGAAGGCGCACAACGTCCAGCTGGGCCAGGCTCTGACGCACGACCAGTTGGCCGCGCTGGACAAGCCGATGCTGTGGTACGTGACGCAGCAGGTGCCGGACCCGAACTGCCTGAGCAGCGCGTGCCCGATGGTGAGCGCGCTGGTGCCGCAGGTCTACCTGCCGCCGGGCTACAGCGGCATCGAGCCGGGCGGCAGCATCGTCGCGAGCAAGTCGCTTGAGCTGCTGGCGAACAACCCGATCCGCAACACCGGTACGCTGGGCTCGTACGGCACGCTGACCACCAACACCACGATCGTCAACGAGCAGCGCGCGGCGGAGATGACGGCGGCGTGGCAGCCGATCGAGGACGGCTGGGCGCGCACGACGGGGCAGCAGGGGCAGGCCAACAGCGGCTTCGTCTTCGCGGCCAACGCGGCGGACATTGCGGGGCAGATCCGGAACATCAACGGTGTCGTTGCGCAGTTGAACGCGGACGGCTCGATGAGCGCGGCGGAGGCTGCGCGGGTGGCGGCGGCCGTGCAGGCGGGTATGCAGGCGATGACGAGTACACATACCGATACCTACGTGCGGTCGGAGGGTTGGTTCGGGCAACTGTTCGCCGGCGTGGTGATGGTGGCCATCGGGATCATGACGGGCGGCGCGGCGATGGCCGCGTATGCCGGGGTGGGCGCGACCCTGACAGTGGGTCAAGCCATGGCCCAGGCGGCGGTTAGTTCGATGACCACCAATGCCATGCAGCAGGCGAGCAGCGGCATGAGCTTCAGCTTCGGCGCGCTGGTCAAGGCGGGCGCCACGTCGGCGCTGACGGCGGGGATTACACAGGGGATCACGCTCAATGCGGATGGCACGCTTGGGACGGTGGACAGCCTGAACTCGGTGGCATCCGATCGGAGCCTTGCGGCGTTGTCGGGTGCCAAGAACGTCGGCAACGGTCTGACGCAGGCGGCCGCTTCAACCGGCACGATGGGCGACCAATTGGCCGCGCTGACGTTGAGCATCGGCATCAAGGCCGTTGTGACCACGGCCATCAACGGCGGCAGCTTTGGCCGGGCATTGGCCAATGCCGCTGCCAGTGACATCGGGGCGGTCGCAGCCAATGTACTGGGCACGTTGAGTCCGGGCATCGGCGAAGTCAATGCCTCGCCGAACAGCGTCGTCGGCAACATCCTCGGGCACGTTGCAGTGGGCTGCGCCATCTCGTCGATGCAGGGGACGGGTTGCGCGGGCGGCGCTGCGGGCGGTTTGGCGGGATCGGTGGTGGCGCCGCTGGTGGGCATGGGCCTTTATGCGGGCACGTCGGGCACGAACAGCGCCATCGATGCGGCGACGGTGGCGATTGCCGCCATGGCGGGCGGGGCCATTGCGCACGCGATCGGCGGCGACACCACGGCCGGGGCATCGACGGCGCAGAACTCGGCCATGAACAACTGGCTGGATCACCGTCGGCCCAACCCGATGGTCTACTCGGAGCAGGAGCGTCGGGATAACGCGGCGGCGGCTTGCGCCAAGGACCCCCAGCAGTGCGATGTTGCCAACGGTTGGGATGCCAAGTCGAAGCAGCGCGATGCGGATTTGCAGGCCGCGTGCGCCAACCTGAGTTCCGACACCTGTCGCGGTGCGATAGCGGCGGCGAAGGCGGCGGGCAACTACATCGTCTTTGCTGGCGGCAAGGTGTACGCGTATGGCCCCGAGACGCCTGTCGCTCGTTCATTGGCCCCGAATCCTGTGGCGACCATGTTTGACAGGATGCTGGGGAGCACCTTTGCAGGGATATCTGCGGGGACGCAGTACCTGAAGCCGAATGCGGATCCTGCGGCTGGCTACAACGCAGCAGAGTATGGGATGGCGCTGGAAGGGATCGGCGCGGGCGTGCTGGGCCTGCCGATGGGGCCGTTGGCTGGGCCGGGGTGGCGGGCGACGTTGGAGTCGCCGAATACGTTCTATGTTGGGTCAGGGGCGGGGAGTGCCTTCCCGGCGTGGACCAATGTGGCGGGGCCGTATTCTGCTGTGGGGCAAGGCGGGGGGGCTGCTACGACGGTTCAGGCAGGGCCCGGATATTTATCTGGTGATGTCTTGCGGGGTGGGGGGGCAAATGGTTCGGCCACGCGCGCTCCTGCTGAACAATCAGCTACAAACAATGCGCCGCTCGGACTAGGATCGACGGGGCGAACGGTCCCAAATAGCCTGAACGAGCAACTGGCGATGCTGCAGACCATGTCGAATCCGGAGGCGGGGACGGTAGTTCCGTTGAGGAAAGGAATGACGGACTCACGATGGTTGTCATCGGACGGCTGGGTAAAAATGACACAGAACGTCAACGGTGTAGAGATTCACTACGTGCGCAACACTAAGACCGGTGCGGTGGATGACTTCAAATTCAAGTGAAAACCATGCGTGTAATTTGCAATAGCAATAGCGGACAGTCACTCCCAAGTCGCATGCTGAGCTTGGGCTACACACCGCAGTCGAGCTTCACTGTCTCAATTGGCAGGGAATACCATGTGTTCGCCATGGCTCTTTGGCAAGGCGCCATACTTCTCCTATTGGCAGACGACCATCATTTGCCAAATTGGTTTCCCATGGGCTTGTTTTCGGCGAATGACCCTCGTTTGCCAGACGAGTGGTCATTCTGGTCGGCCGAAAGTGATGAAGAGGGGTTGCAAGCGCTGTGGGGATACAAGCAATTGGTCGCCGATGCGACGCACTATGATGGTCTCCTGGAGCGAGAGCCAGAAGCGCTCCGCTACTTCTACGAAGAGGAAACACGACGTCTCAATCTTGATTGAATTGTTGAGCAATGACAAAGATGCTGCTTGGTTGAATTGATGTTTATGTCATGAGAAAAGAGTGATCGGTCTGTTTCTCATTCAGGTAAAGATGGATTATTTTTCCGAGGCGTTTGATGGCTTCCGGCCTGATCGTGATAGAGATGCGGCATTGAAGTTCAGTCTCTGCATGATAGCAATTGACAAAAGAGTAGAAGACTTACTCCAACTGATCGAGGTTGCTAACAACTTGGGAGGCGTTGAGGGCACCTCGTTATACAGAAGTCGTCCGAAGTTGACGGCCCCGGGGTTGTAAGCGATCGAGGATTCGCGTTTACTCACTGGATTTGGAGCCGAGATGGCCGGCGATTCTGGAGCGTGGGTGGACGAGGAATTCGAGAGTTTGTATCTGGGCGATCCACGCCGGGACCGGCGCGCCAAGGAGCTGCTCAAGCAGTTGTCGGCGCACCCCACGGCGAGCATCCCCGGGGCGTGTAATGGTTGGAGCGAGACGGTTGGGGCCTATCGCTTTCTGGGCAATACGGAGATCGATTGGCGCGACGTAATGCAGCCGCACTGGGAGCGCACAGCGCAGCGGGCTGGCGCGCATCCGGTGGTGCTATGCATCGCGGATACAACCGAGTTGGACTTCAATGGACAGGAGATCGAGGGGCTGGGGCCATTGAGCTATGAAGTGCAACGGGGGATGTATTTGCATCCGACCTATGCGGTGACACCCGATCGCGAGCCGCTGGGTGTGCTCGACGCGTGGATGTGGGCGCGAGAGCCCCGCGAGGCGGATGGTTCACGGGGCGGGCTCAAGGAGAGCGTACGCTGGATCGAAGGGTATGAGCGGGTGGCCGGGCAAGCTGCGCGGTTGCCCCACACCCGCCTGGTCTACGTGGTGGACCGCGAAGGGGATATCGGTGCGCTGATGGCACGTGCGCAGGCGCTGGGACACCCGGCTGACTGGCTGATTCGCTGCCGACATGACCGCAGTCTGGACGAGGCGGGCAAGCTGTGGGATCGCCTGCAGGCCAGTGCCAAGCTTGGGGAACTCACCTTCACGTTGCCGCGACGCGCAGGCAGCCCGGCGCGCCAGGTCACGCAAGCCTTGCGCGCACAACGGGTGAAGCTGGCCGGCCATGGTGGCGTGGAATTGACCTGCATTGAGGCACGGGAGATCGGAGCGCGGGCCGGCGTCAAGCCCGTGGTGTGGCGGCTGCTGACCAACCGCGAGGCGCTGGATGCGCAGGCCATCATCGAGCTGGTGGATTGGTACCGAGCGCGCTGGGAGATCGAGATGTTCTTCCACGTGCTCAAGACCGGGTGCAAGGTCGAGACCTTGCAGCTAGCGCAAATCGATCGAGTGGAGCGCGCGCTGGTGCTGTACATGATCGTGGCTTGGCGCATTGCCCGGCTGATGCGGCTGGGTCGGACGTGTCCGGACCTGGATGCCGCGCGGTTCTTCGATGCCGACGAAATACGAGGCGCCCATCTGCTGGCCAAGAAGACTGCGCCGAAAACGCCGGTCTCGCTCAACCAGATGATCCGCTTGGTGGCCTCGCTCGGCGGCTTCCTCGGACGCAAGAGCGATGGTGAGCCCGGCGCCAAGACCATCTGGATCGGCCTGCAGCGCACCATGGACGCCGCTTCTACGATTCAAGCGCTCAGAGGCAGTCCCTGACTTCTGTATAACGAGGTGCGTTGAGGGTGATCCAGGGTGGATCATCGAACGTCGCGAGAATGGGGAGACTATCGGGTATGAGAAATGGCCAAATAGTGCCCGCTTTAGGGCATACGTTGACACGGATGGCTATTCACTGCTTCATCCTGAGTTCTTTGCGAGCAGGCAGACTTTTTTTAGATACTAACATTTTGAAAAGTAATGTCATGTGAGACAATGTTTGCATGAAATGCAAACGAAACTCGGATGCTCGGTCGATCGAACACCAAACCTTGCAGGTAATGCGGCAGCAGGCAGTCAAGGCGATTCGCGAAGGCCAGACGGTAGAAAGCGTGGCTGCAGCCTTTGGTGTCAATGTGCGCAGCGTCTATCGCTGGCTGGCCGACTTTGCCAACGGCGGGCAGAAGGCGCTGCTGGCCAAACCGATACCTGGCCGCCCACCGAAGATCAGCGCCGAGGAGATGCGCTGGCTGGCCAAGGCAATCAGGGACAACACGCCGCTGCAGTACAAGTTCGAGTTCGGCCTCTGGACCCTGTCGCTGATCGCTGAGTTGATCCATCGCGAGTTTGGCAAGAAGCTGTCGCTGGCCTCGGTCAGCCGAATCATGAAGCTGCTGGGGTTTAGTGTGCAGAAGCTCCTCTATCAGGCTTGGCAGCAGGACGCTGCGCTGGTGCGACAGTGGGAATCGGAGACCTATCCGCAGATCCGGGCTGAGGCACGGGCCGTGGGGGCAACAATCTACTTTGCGGATGAGTCTGGGATTCGCTCGGACTACCACACTGGTACCACCTGGGCGCCGCGTGGCCAGACCCCCGTGGTTGGCGTGACCGGCCGGCGCTTCTCGCTGAACATGATCTCGGCAGTCAGCCCACGTGGCGAGTTTCGTTTCATGGTGCATGACGGCTCGGTCAACGCGACGGTGTTTGTCGAGTTTCTCAAACGATTGATGATTGGCGCGACCAAGCCTGTCTTTGTGGTGGTGGACGGGCATCCGGTGCACAAGAGCAAGCCGGTCAGAACGTACGTCGAAAGCCAGCAAGGCCGGCTCAAGCTGTTCTACCTGCCGCCGTATTCGCCGCACCTGAACCCGGACGAGCAGGTCTGGGCGCACGTGAAGCGGCATGTATCCAAACGTCTGGTGCAGGGAAAGAACGAAATGAAGAAATTGGCGCTGAGCGCGTTGCGCCGCATTCAACGACTGCCTGAGTTGGTCAAGTCGTTCTTTCGCCAGCCGGAGTGTCAATACGCTGCAGCATGACAATACTTTTTAAAAGATTGGTAATATTGAATACTCGTACCTCTGCTGCGTTGAGTGATGCCGGGATACCACAATCACAATGGTACGGTGTGAACCAAACTGGGGTCCAGGTACCAGGTATGCCGGCCGGGACTACCTTCGACGATTTGGCGACGGCACAATTGGCGCGAAACAAGCTGCCGCCAACTGGAACATCTAATTTGCCGACGGGATCAAAATGATGAAGGTGGGGCGCGGTATTGAGGTTCTCGACCCTTACGAATGGCTCCCGGGGCATGGCGAGAACGCGGTAAAAATGCGAACGGAAGGAACTGAACTGATAGTCATCGTGACGTACGACTGCGGTGCCGGGGTGTGTGAGCGAGAGTTGCGGTTCAGTTCAGTCTGCTCTTTTTACTCGCAGGCATTTCCGGGGCCGTCGATGCTGAAGGTCGAGGGAGTCGATGCGGCGCTGCTCTTGCGGGGCGTGCTGATCGAATACTCTGATTCAGAAGCTGCTATGGCTTGGAGCCAGCATTTTGGAAGTTCAAGAGCGATTCGGCACTACAGCATCGTGTTCTTGGCAGAAAATCTCCTATTGGTTGTACTGGCCGGTAGTGTCGCGCTGAATGAGTCAGCTAGTCGACTGCGCGGATGAACTCGGCTGGAACGGCATCAGTGAGCCAGACCTTGTTCTCTGCCAGAAAGAACTTAAATCCCTGCTGGTGCATTCTCAGCGCCTGAATTTCTAGAGCTACGGGTTTGCCATGCCGTTTCCCGACAGCGATTGCTGTCGGTATGTCGAGTGAAAGATGTACATGGTGGCGAGACCCAGCCTTCAGCCCCTGTTCACGAATAGACGCTAGGAAGCGTGTCGCTGTGCCGTGATAGAGAACTTCGGGCGGCACCCTCTCGGGATACGTGGGTTGTACCGTTGATATCGAATGCCCCTGTACAGCGCGGATTCGCTGATGGTCGTCGGAAATGGTAAATCGCTTCTTATTGTTGGTGGCGACCACGGCTTGGATCATTGCCTTGTCGATCACACGTCCCTGCTTGCTGGCACATGCAATCAAGGAGTCGATATCTGCCCAGCCCTCCGAATCGAGCTGCAAACCAATCGCATGGGGTTCGTGACGAAGTATGTAGCTGAGGTATTTGCTGACTTCGTCGAGTTGAGTAAGGTCTGTGGTCATGAAGGTAAGTGTGCAATCGAGCTTCGGGATTTAGCCCTAGCTACGCATTCGATTATTGCCTAGACCGCTTCGCGGAGACGAACCCGGCCGCGTGCCGGGTTTGTGTTTTATGGCGTCGGCGAGCGCGAGGGCGTAGGCGCTAGAAAATCCGTCCCGCAACCTCGCGGCGCACGTCTTTGTCGAGGTGCATTTGCCGGATTCCGTCGATCACGCGCCGCAGCCACGCATCGGCAATTACACGATGTTTGTCGTGTGGCTGGTCGGTCGGTGCGGGCGTCGAAATGCCCAATTGTTCGTCGCGTTTCCTTCTGAAAGTCCCCCTTGGATGACTACAGACATTACGCACGCAACAAAACGCGTGCAGATCGGTCTGCAAGCTTTGCTGGTATTGGGTTTGAGGCGTTACACGAAAAAGTGTAACAGGCCGGTGCCGGAAGCCGGTGAATTGCCGGAAGTCCATACGGGGCAAGGCTGTGCGGCGCGTTACAAAATGCACCATGCGGTGTTCAGCGTCAAGGCGCTGTCGGGTGTCACGCCGGCTTGCCCATCGTCGTGCTCGCGTCCAATTCGGCCGGCATGGGCGATGTGCCGCGCGAAGGTGCGCGCGTCATCCGCGTGCTGTTCCACGATCGAAGCCCCGCAATCGTCCCTGCGGGAGTCCACGGGATCGTCCACTATTACAAGTCCAATGCGGATCCGGCTGCTGGTTACTACTTCGCTCAGTATGGGATGGCGCTGGAAGGGATCGGCGCGGGCGTGCTGGGTCTGCCGACGGGGCCGTTGGCCGGGCCGGGGTGGCGGGCGACGTTGGAGTCGCCGAATACGTTCTATGCTGGTTCGGGGGCGGGTAGTGCGTTGCTCGGTCCGGCTGGGGGTAGTGCTTTGCCGACCTGGGCCAATGTGGCTGGGCCTTACTCTGTCATCGGACAAGGCGGAGGGGTGGCCACAACCGTTCGGGCTGGGCCGGGTTATGCGGCTGGCGATGTACTGCCTTCTCAGCCAACCTCAGCGACAACCATACCAAGGGGCTATGTTGCTAATGCTGATGGAACGTTCACAGGTCCTGGAGGCGGGGCGCTGACGCTCGCTGGTACGGCCGCAGATGGGGCGCCAGTGTTCCAGAGAACAGGCAGCAGTTCATACTTTACGGTGGATAGCACAACGGGAACTCAGGTGCCGGTTCTGCGCACGGATACAACTACCGGCGTGTCGTGGAGCAATCCGGTCGGGAACGGCTCGCAGATTACGCAAAACTGGACCAATGGCCGTGCTTTCCAAAATGCGTTGAATGCAGCTACTGGATTGCCGGAAAATACGACACCGGTTACGGTAACGTTACCAAATGGCGCGAGAGTAACTACCGTGCCAGACAACTTAGGGAGACCTGCGGGGATTGTTGAAGCAAAGAATGAGCTTAACCTTTCTATGAACGATCAATTTCGGGCGCAAATCCAGTTCGCTGCGCAAACCGGTACGCCATACACATTAGTGGTTAGCCCGGTAAATCGAGTCATATCGGAGCAGCTATGGAATGCAATCG
The nucleotide sequence above comes from Ralstonia solanacearum K60. Encoded proteins:
- a CDS encoding filamentous hemagglutinin N-terminal domain-containing protein yields the protein MRQPVPARARAALEQPRAVARQQEQHCDRAGTADTVSRHDRARRSFVARSIAAAVALISWLGPVQVSWQAARQSAATIALHGAAASDGYDSPFTSWLTTGRLLVRWGMREAQAGAITDPTAPIRFTPTLTQTTGQGGGVPVVNVTTPNPSGLSYNLLRSLTVDGIGLILNNSLAGGGTLLGGNVGGNANLAASGPASTILTQVTGTDPIRLNGTVEVFGTPASVIFATPAGIYTQGAGFTNTPRVTLSSGTPQFLNGSGANVPFDQASTVGFLVNSGRIQIDPAAGSTAGAGIEGTVGAINLIGQTVGVNAPLFAGNQINVIAGNQQVAPVATGTGRAGSDWQVSSTGANAVTNSPSAQNGLAIDATAFGAMTAGQIKLISTAQGLGVRAAGDLAANTGNVNIDANGDVSVGNVYGQQAVGIAATGAVTASGAVRAQQDVTIGAGGDLTIGGAAQAGNNLTLNAGGNVAGAGNLAAAKALNVSAGKSVNLGGSLNAASTAVMAQGKDGTGDLTLGGNVSSPNTIQLNAARDASIAGPLTTGGDLRLTAGRDIAIGGAVQSTGASVLGAARDIHVAGTGSVTTGATTTATAGRNLGVDGTVSSRGDIRLDASDGQVASTGALISGGGITATAGGANGDIALGGKVSAPGSVTLAAARNATVGGQLVTGTDLKIGAGQDVAVTGAVQSVGATTLTGGRDIGIASTGAVTAGTTTTAAAGRHLLLLGSTASGGDTQLTATGVLATAGTVLAGGNVSASGQGGVVLGGMVYATRGVTAQSGGGAIGVTGSVIAHGGSAVLTGTDVSVSGTTQSSGDTALTATQGSVAVDGQSAAVGNLNISAAQDIAGQGTTTSVGNTTLAAGRDIARTGGSQAAGNLTATAGNRLAMAALPVVGGDATLSGASVVLGATGKSSQIKGTLTATGAQGVATAGTINAGSAKLSGGAVNNIGTVTASNTLTVTGSTITNSGTLGGATTSVHGTEVANAGLIGGQTVSVTADNTLSNQNGTLLGTQSLTVAANTLTSNRNGVMFAGSPSGTTPGQGDLTATVSGGNGSFNNAGGQILASNNATINLRNQSVDAANLGTINANGALTYNVGAVANTGAWTVGGKTATINAANGIANTGSIQHAGDLTLSTPGAVANSGQIIAGHDLAVSGGGISNAAGATLHADHDLSVTGATTNRGTVEALNDVKIAGAGYDNAGALTQANRDINLNVSGSVLNQGGTIGAGRDVNLTAGQIVNDATASGGASTTVVTGQEVNPTYLSRVVIGQKVVQIQVGGTADDGPQYSGFSFPITIGDLKPSASGVISAYQGIETYIPVSGGGDNGAYAQSMELWHFGEPPATTALAPAVKMVPLVTLPTVTRTETTTQDGVSGVIQAGRNLAVTASTLSNNGGRISAAGNLSMAVGTLNNGTSAGATKTITESIDQATLNAFMRQLATQLGWYAFYSGPLGVLSEGCGYADCNPTQGLIQPHWIWLNYTPDGTGSVNGFTATPPAAQTTVQQVAGKQGVIAAGGNVDLTQVGTLNNGGQIAAAGNVALGGLVNNVGQQLVNRTTLPGCVGNPATCTNSVSRGFFGAAAGPWDSPTYDIIDPKQQVASIVAGGTLTANLAQLTNQTGTITAAGNVLITAPTVTNTGGTIQSKAGSVTINAANSLVNQAAPTTTVRQSRGSDVAPCGKSGSGNCDTATQTATGDAGMILAAGDLTVNAGAVRNNGGAMVAGGNNTITTGSFDNSSIFLRQYYHWMFLDQDSNPSDRWGCDSAGDLSGCQRAFGGNLRNGTNANAENAPTIGVLNSYVSGGNLTIRAGGAIVNSGNIAGTAISLSGATITNGITNPSIQTPPSTSGRQVVSLGPVGMPNAQLPVTGTPDTFSGPTTVLQQGVPTPSNPGTTNGRWQFNPVVVTTQSGGAVAWHFNTPPDGAAVTAPTASGSTAQYLSNSPATAVLGGIGPQALINALPAALRPGSTPFYYDPQAENQRLDQAALAQTGRTSFINGLTYDSQTHLTVDDQQKLILYQNAADYAKAHNVQLGQALTHDQLAALDKPMLWYVTQQVPDPNCLSSACPMVSALVPQVYLPPGYSGIEPGGSIVASKSLELLANNPIRNTGTLGSYGTLTTNTTIVNEQRAAEMTAAWQPIEDGWARTTGQQGQANSGFVFAANAADIAGQIRNINGVVAQLNADGSMSAAEAARVAAAVQAGMQAMTSTHTDTYVRSEGWFGQLFAGVVMVAIGIMTGGAAMAAYAGVGATLTVGQAMAQAAVSSMTTNAMQQASSGMSFSFGALVKAGATSALTAGITQGITLNADGTLGTVDSLNSVASDRSLAALSGAKNVGNGLTQAAASTGTMGDQLAALTLSIGIKAVVTTAINGGSFGRALANAAASDIGAVAANVLGTLSPGIGEVNASPNSVVGNILGHVAVGCAISSMQGTGCAGGAAGGLAGSVVAPLVGMGLYAGTSGTNSAIDAATVAIAAMAGGAIAHAIGGDTTAGASTAQNSAMNNWLDHRRPNPMVYSEQERRDNAAAACAKDPQQCDVANGWDAKSKQRDADLQAACANLSSDTCRGAIAAAKAAGNYIVFAGGKVYAYGPETPVARSLAPNPVATMFDRMLGSTFAGISAGTQYLKPNADPAAGYNAAEYGMALEGIGAGVLGLPMGPLAGPGWRATLESPNTFYVGSGAGSAFPAWTNVAGPYSAVGQGGGAATTVQAGPGYLSGDVLRGGGANGSATRAPAEQSATNNAPLGLGSTGRTVPNSLNEQLAMLQTMSNPEAGTVVPLRKGMTDSRWLSSDGWVKMTQNVNGVEIHYVRNTKTGAVDDFKFK